ATGTAGTCGAGGCCGACTTCACACATGAATCCGAGTCGCGCTCGAATCTCCTTTAGAATCTCCTCGGCGATGACCTTCTCGCGCTCGGTGAGGTCTGCTTCCATCGCCTCGAAGTGATCGCGAGCGTCGCCGATACTCATCGCGTTGATCTCCGTGATAGAGGTGTCGTCGACGAGTACTGCTCTCGAGGCGGGCTTCAGCCGCGTTCCGTCACAAGCCGGACACTCCGTGACCGACATGTAGTCCTCGATGTGTTCCCGCGTCGAGTCGGAGTCGGTCTCGAGGTACCGGCGTTCTAAGTTCGGGATGACGCCCTCGAAGTGCTTCTGCTTCCGGCGGGTGCCGTTCTTGGTGCTGCGCTTGAACACCACTTCGCCGTCCGTGCCGTAGAGGAACGCCTGCTGGACGTCCTTCTCGAGGTCTTCGAAGGAAGTCGACAGCGAGACGCCGAAGTGTTCCGCCACGGCGTCGAGGCGGGTCTGGTAGTACGAGCGGTTGTAGCTCCAGGGCTCGAAGACGTGCTTGAGCGGCTTGGACTCGTCTTGCAGGACGAGGTCCTCGTCGACCTCCTTCGTCTCGCCGAGACCCTCACACTCCGGACAGGCACCGTGTGGCGAGTTGAACGAAAACGAACGGGTCTCGATCTCGGGAATATCGATTCCGCAGTGCGTGCAGGCGAGATCTTTCGAGAACTCGACGACGAAACGGTCGTTCTCCTCGGTTTCCTCGCCGAGCGCGCCGGTCCGGCGGGCCTCTTCACCGAGGTCCGCGGCGACCTCTTCGGAGGCGTCTGGGAGGATGACCTTCAGGACGCCCTCGGCCTCGTCGAGCGCCGTCTCGACGCTGTCGATGATGCGCGGGCGGTCCTCAGCGCTTACCTTCACGCGGTCGACGATCACGTCGACGGTGTGATCGAAGTTCTCGTCCAAGTCCGGGTCGTCCATCGTGAGGTCGTACTCCTCGCCGTCGGTCTCGACGCGGGCGTACCCCTCGGAGACGAGTTCCTCGAAGAGGTCCTCGAAGGCACCCTTCTGGTCGCGGACGACGGGTGCCGCGAGTTTGGCCTTCGTTCCCTCGGGGAGTTCAAGGATGCGCTCGACCATGTTTTGTGCACTCTGCTCGCCGACTTCGCGACCGCACTCGGGACAGTGTGGCGTGCCGACGCGGGCGTAGAGGAGCCGCAGATAGTCGTGCAGTTCCGTGACCGTTCCGACGGTCGAGCGGGGGTTGTTCGCGGCGTTCTTCTGGTCGATCGAGATCGCCGGCGAGAGGCCCTCGACGGTCTCGACCTGTGGCTTGTCCATCTGGCCGAGGAAGTTTCGGGCGTACGCCGAGAGGCTCTCGATGTAGCGCCGTTGCCCTTCCGCGTAGACTGTCTCGAACGCCAGCGAGGACTTCCCCGAGCCCGAGAGGCCGGTGACGACGGTGAACTCCTCGCGGGGGATCGTGACGTCGATGTCCTTGAGGTTATGCTCTTCTGCGCCGCGTACGTCGATGTAATCCTTACTCATCGTTCGGTCGCAAATAGACACTGTCTCTCTTGTCGACGCAGTTCCAGATTCATTGTATCTGAGTCAGTGGCCGCAAGGACTTAACGAGTCTGAAAGGCCGATGCCACGTCATTGGTTGGCACATGACACTCGGCCGTCGTCGGTATCGTCACGAATCGGCAGGGAGGTGGAGTTTGGTGTGGCGTGTCGCTCGCGTCCCCCAAAATTAGCCATCCGCTGAACGCTTGCGGGGCGTCGAATCGGACGACTCGTCCCCGCGATTGTGCCACCACTGGCTGGCAATCGCACCGGTCGCGACGGCGACGAGACCGAGGACGACGACGATGTTTACCACTGGAATCAGATAGAGGACGTTGACCGTGATCGCGCCGACGACGAGCGCGAGCCACGGGTTCGGTTTCGGTCCGCGACCGGCCCGCCGGAGCAGCCTCGAGCCGAGGACGATGACACCGACGGTGTTGGAAACTGTCAGCGCGATTGGGAACACGACCGTCAGTGCCTCGAGTCCGGTCCCGACCGGTTCCGGCACGCCGACCGCGACGAGGAGCGACGCGACGGCCATCAGGACCGCGAACGCGACGACGCCGCCGACCAGAATGGCGATGCCGATCACGCCCGTAGTCACCGGTTCCTCGACGATTCGGGTTTCGATCCGCCGAACGGACGACTGGGAGACCGCGAGAACGAGCGCTCCGATGACGACGGTCGCGAGGACGTAGAGCCCGACCGCGAGCGCCAGTTCCTCGAGCGTCGCGGGGTTCGTGACGACGTCCTCGAGGTCGCTTCGGCCGGTGACGGTCGCGGGAACGAGCGTCGACAGTGTGATCGCAGTTACGAGGGTATATCGCGGGGTCATACCGTGGTACAGGTCACGTCTGGCGGGCCCGACGCTCTTCAATCGGTGGGTCCCAACGGCGTCGAGAGCCGCAGTTCCACGGTATCGCAGTTCGACGCGGTCTCAGTTCGGCGGACACGATAAATCGGCCTGCGGTCTGCGAGACGATCAGACCGCTCTTTCGCCTGTATTTATGGATATCGGCTCGAAAGAGGGCGTATGGACGATATCGATCTC
This genomic stretch from Natrinema sp. SYSU A 869 harbors:
- the uvrA gene encoding excinuclease ABC subunit UvrA: MSKDYIDVRGAEEHNLKDIDVTIPREEFTVVTGLSGSGKSSLAFETVYAEGQRRYIESLSAYARNFLGQMDKPQVETVEGLSPAISIDQKNAANNPRSTVGTVTELHDYLRLLYARVGTPHCPECGREVGEQSAQNMVERILELPEGTKAKLAAPVVRDQKGAFEDLFEELVSEGYARVETDGEEYDLTMDDPDLDENFDHTVDVIVDRVKVSAEDRPRIIDSVETALDEAEGVLKVILPDASEEVAADLGEEARRTGALGEETEENDRFVVEFSKDLACTHCGIDIPEIETRSFSFNSPHGACPECEGLGETKEVDEDLVLQDESKPLKHVFEPWSYNRSYYQTRLDAVAEHFGVSLSTSFEDLEKDVQQAFLYGTDGEVVFKRSTKNGTRRKQKHFEGVIPNLERRYLETDSDSTREHIEDYMSVTECPACDGTRLKPASRAVLVDDTSITEINAMSIGDARDHFEAMEADLTEREKVIAEEILKEIRARLGFMCEVGLDYITLDREASTLSGGESQRIRLATQIGSGLVGVLYVLDEPSIGLHQRDNDRLLDTLEELRDLGNTLIVVEHDEETMRRADTVIDMGPGPGKRGGEVVANGSVEEVKSAEDSVTGDYLSGRRQIPVPDERRDPDGALTIRGARQHNLKDLDVDIPLGCFTAITGVSGSGKSTLMHEVFYKSLARQMNDNTSVIPGDHDALEGLDQIETVRLIDQSPIGRTPRSNPATYTSVFDYIRELFASTKLSKQRGYEKGRFSFNVKGGRCEECGGQGTVKIEMNFLSDVYVPCEECDGARYNDATLDVTYKGKTIADVLEMSVEEAYDFFESSGQIRRRLKLLKDVGLDYMKLGQPSTTLSGGEAQRVKLAEELGKKDSGETLYLLDEPTTGLHSEDERKLIDVLHRLTDNGNTVAVIEHELDLVKNADHVIDLGPEGGENGGEIVATGTPEDIARLEDSHTGRYLRDLLPKIDLEGPRGERVEPMTAPMDDD